Part of the Vicinamibacterales bacterium genome, CCAGATCTTGATCGGGATCGACACCGCCAGCACCGTCGCCAGGATGAGCAGCGCCCCCATCCAGGTTGTGGCGAACTGCAGGTAGAAGAGGCGATTGGCGCCGAAGCGGTGGCCGATCGCCAGGTGGATCAGTTCCATCCCGATCAGGGCGAGGACCAGCACGACCTGCCAGTCGATCTGCAGCGTCCGGAGGAGGTGCCAGGTTCGTCGGTGCAGGCTGGTGAAGACAAACGGTGAGAAGTGCCAGATGGCGGGTTTCGGGCACAACTCGCGTAGGCCGCCGCCGGCGAACCCGCAGCCGACGGCGAACGGCAGCGCGCCGAACTCGCCCGCGAACATCGGGGGCAGCCCGCACATGACGCCCACGAGGGCGCCCGCATAGGGGCCGGCGATCAGGCCTGCGAGGAACGTCGCCTCGAGGGTGAGGTCGGCGGCGTTGTAGCCGAGCAGCAGCCGGGCCACGACGCCCGCGCCCATCGGGATGCCGAGGCCGAGGGCGAAGGTGAGGCGATCGGGCCACGCGCGGCGCTCGGTCAGCAGGATGGCGCGGAACCGATGGTAACGGACCAGGACGATCGCGATGAGCGCGATGACGGCCAGCCTGACGACGAGCGTCGTCAGGAAGATCTGCTCGGTCGACAGGAATCGAGACTCGTGTGGCACTAGACCGATAGCTTGCGTCAGGGTTCGGCCCGCTGTCAAACCGCTCAGGGCGAAAGTGTTATCATGGTTTCACACCCCGGAGGCCCCACACATGATTCGTGCGTTGCTGGTCGGGTTTGCGACCACGTTCCGCTATATCTTCACCAAGCCAGTCACGGTGAACTACCCGGACCAGAAGGTCCCCGTGTTTCCAAAGTACCGGGGCAAGCAGGTCCTGATGCGCGACGAGAACGGCCTGGAGAAATGCGTCGCATGCGGGCTCTGCGCGGTGGCCTGTCCGGCCGACGCCATCTACCTCGAGGCGGCCGAGAACGACGGGACGGCGAAGGCCGGTCCGCGGTACGCGAAGGTCTACCAGATTCACAAGACCCGCTGCATCTTCTGCGGCTACTGCGAGGAAGCCTGTCCGGTGTCGGCCATCTTCATGGGCAAGGACTACGAGTTGGCCGTCTACAGCAAGGACGAGTTCATCTGGGACAAGACCGACCTGTTGGTGGCAGCCAACTGACCGCAAGCCAGGAGGCTTGCGCTACCGCTGATGCGTTCCTTCCTCGACGATATCGATGAGCGCGTGCTGGTGTGCGACGGCGCCATGGGCACGATGCTGTACTCGAAGGGCGTGTTCGTCAACCGATGCTTCGAGTCGCTGAACCTGTCCGAACCCGACCTCGTGGCGGAGGTCCACCTGGGGTACGTCCGGGCGGGCGCCGACGTGATCGAAACCAACACCTTCGGGGCGAACCGGGTCAAGCTGGCGTCGTTCGGCCTGGCCGACAAGGTGCGGGCGATCAACATCTCCGGGGCGAAGGTGGCGCGCCATGCGGCGCGCGATCAGGTGTACGTCGCCGGGGCAATCGGGCCGCTCGGAATCCGGATCGAACCGTGGGGAAAGACGGGGGTGGACGAGGCGGGCGACTACTTCCGCGAGCAGGCGGCGGCTTTGCTCGAGGCGCCCGTCGACCTGTTCATCCTCGAGACGTTCCGCGACCTGAATGAGATCGGCGCGGCGATTGCCGCCGTGCGCAGCCTGTGCGATCTGCCCATCGTCGCGCAGATGACGATCGAGGACCACGGGAACACGCTCGACGGCACGCCCCCCGAGAAGTTCGGTCCCGAACTGGTCCGCCGCGGCGCCCACCTGGTTGGTGTCAACTGCAGCGTGGGCCCCGCTCCGATGCTCGAGACGATCGAGCGGATCGCGGCGACCACGGATGCTCCGCTCTCCGCGCAGCCCAACGCCGGGAAACCGCGTCACATCGAGGGCCGCACGATCTACCTGTCGTCGCCCGAGTACCTCGCATCGTACGCTCGCCGCTTCATTGCGAAGGGTGTGCGGCTGGTGGGGGGCTGCTGCGGCACGACGTCCGAACACATCCGGCAAATCAAGCTCGCGGTCGGATCGTCGTCGGCCGTCCGGCGGACCGCCGGGGTGCGGGTGAGCGCCGTGACGTCCGGCGATCTCGCGGTGGCGCCCCTGCCGCGCGAGCAGAGATCGCGCCTCGCTCACGCGATGGCGCGGGGCACGTTTGTGCGCCTCGTGGAGTTGCTGCCACCCAAGGGGCACGAATTCGCTGCGACGGTCGAGGAAGCGCGCACGTTGAAGATCCGCGGTGTCGATGCGATCAACATACCGGACGGTCCGGTTGCGGCAGCCCGCATGAGCGCGATCTCGACGGCCGTGCTGGTGGAGCAGCGGGCCGGCATCGAGACGGTGCTGCACTACGCCTGCCGCGATCGCAACCTGCTCGGCATGGAATCCGACCTGCTCGGCGCCCACGCAATGGGCGTGCGCAACGTATTGCTGGTGACCGGCGATCCGCCGCGCCGCGGTGACTACGCTTTCGCCACCGGCGTGTACGACGTCGATTCGATCGGTCTGACCAACGTCGTGAGCCGCCTCAACCACGGCATCGACATCGGCGGCGAGGCACTCAGCCGGCAGACGGCCTATCACATCGGCGTGGCGGTCAACCCGACCGCGCTCAATCTCGACGACGAGATCCGGCGGTTCGAGTTCAAGGTCGAAGCTGGGGCCGAGTTCGCGATCACGCAGTCGGTCTTCGATCTGAAGGCGTTCGACGCCTTCATGAAGCGGGTCGAGCATCTGCGCGTGCCGATCATTGCCGGCCTCTGGCCGTTCGACAGTCTGCTGAACGCCGAGTTCCTCGCCAATGAAGTGCCCGGCGTGGCCGTCCCCGACGAATGGTTGCGGCGGATGCGGCGCCTGGACACGGCGGAGGCCGCGGCAGCCGAGGGCGTCGCGATCGCGAGGGCGATTGCCGGGGAGATCCGCGGCCGCGTTCAGGGAGTACAGCTCTCCAACGCGACCGGCCGTATTGGCACGGCGCTCCAGGTGCTGGAGGGGCTCTGAGCCGAGGGACCGGGTACTTCCCGCTTGTCGGTTCCGCTGGGCCGGGTATATAGTCGCTACCTTGGCGGTGATCGGGCCACCTGCCCGCTGGGTCCGCCATGGAGAGCTCAATGGCGCTATTCGAACGAAGAGACCGATCGGCCGCAGACGAGTACATCTCCTCGTCCGACGCCGCCACCCGGGCCCTGTCGGTGACGGCGGTCGAGAACGATTTCGTCGAGGGCGTGTACGAGAAACTCGCCTCGGTGTACGACTGGACCTTCGGCCCAACCCTCCATCCAGGTCGGTTGCAGGCGATTCAGCGGATGGGGATTCGGACTGGCGATCAGATCCTCGAGGTCGGCGTCGGCACAGGAATCAATGCCGCGCTCTATCCCCGCGACTGCTCCGTGACCGGCGTCGATTTCTCCGCCAACATGCTCGAGAAGGGACGTGACCGGGTCGCGCGCAAGGGGATCTCGAACATCCGCCTCCTGGAGATGGACGCGGCCGATTTGAAGTTCGCGGACGACACCTTCGACATCGTCTACGCGCCGTACGTGATCAGCGTGGTGCCAGACCCGGTCCGCGTGGCCTCGGAGATGCGGCGCGTGTGCAAGCCGGGCGGCAGGATCATCTTCCTCAACCACTTCCGCAGCCCCAACTTCCTCCTGTCTCGAATCGAACGTCTGATCTCACCGTTCACGCTCTACATAGGGTTCAAGGCCGACCTCGACCTGCCGGCATTCCTCGCCCAGGCGGACATCCAGCCGGTATCGATTGAAAAGGTCAACATACCCCGCATCTGGTCGCTCGTGACCTGCGTCAAGGAGTAGGGCGGCCTGAACCTCGAAGAATACGAGTTGATGTACCGCGCCGAGGACCAC contains:
- a CDS encoding bifunctional homocysteine S-methyltransferase/methylenetetrahydrofolate reductase; translated protein: MRSFLDDIDERVLVCDGAMGTMLYSKGVFVNRCFESLNLSEPDLVAEVHLGYVRAGADVIETNTFGANRVKLASFGLADKVRAINISGAKVARHAARDQVYVAGAIGPLGIRIEPWGKTGVDEAGDYFREQAAALLEAPVDLFILETFRDLNEIGAAIAAVRSLCDLPIVAQMTIEDHGNTLDGTPPEKFGPELVRRGAHLVGVNCSVGPAPMLETIERIAATTDAPLSAQPNAGKPRHIEGRTIYLSSPEYLASYARRFIAKGVRLVGGCCGTTSEHIRQIKLAVGSSSAVRRTAGVRVSAVTSGDLAVAPLPREQRSRLAHAMARGTFVRLVELLPPKGHEFAATVEEARTLKIRGVDAINIPDGPVAAARMSAISTAVLVEQRAGIETVLHYACRDRNLLGMESDLLGAHAMGVRNVLLVTGDPPRRGDYAFATGVYDVDSIGLTNVVSRLNHGIDIGGEALSRQTAYHIGVAVNPTALNLDDEIRRFEFKVEAGAEFAITQSVFDLKAFDAFMKRVEHLRVPIIAGLWPFDSLLNAEFLANEVPGVAVPDEWLRRMRRLDTAEAAAAEGVAIARAIAGEIRGRVQGVQLSNATGRIGTALQVLEGL
- a CDS encoding methyltransferase domain-containing protein encodes the protein MALFERRDRSAADEYISSSDAATRALSVTAVENDFVEGVYEKLASVYDWTFGPTLHPGRLQAIQRMGIRTGDQILEVGVGTGINAALYPRDCSVTGVDFSANMLEKGRDRVARKGISNIRLLEMDAADLKFADDTFDIVYAPYVISVVPDPVRVASEMRRVCKPGGRIIFLNHFRSPNFLLSRIERLISPFTLYIGFKADLDLPAFLAQADIQPVSIEKVNIPRIWSLVTCVKE
- a CDS encoding NADH-quinone oxidoreductase subunit I, which gives rise to MIRALLVGFATTFRYIFTKPVTVNYPDQKVPVFPKYRGKQVLMRDENGLEKCVACGLCAVACPADAIYLEAAENDGTAKAGPRYAKVYQIHKTRCIFCGYCEEACPVSAIFMGKDYELAVYSKDEFIWDKTDLLVAAN